A region of Dermabacter vaginalis DNA encodes the following proteins:
- a CDS encoding ATP-binding protein, whose product MSEETPMNDAQNPLDGLGEASVGTAPENPRREVADPDHPHPGQWRLNHVQLSNWGTFHGTHDLEISSKGYFLTGGPGTGKSTLLDAISALLTPPRALHFNAAASDAGPRSTKYRRTVASYVRGAWAMHYDAATGEFSQEVLRENSTLSVVSLRFGNGLGETLQLTRMFLLQSGHSSDSDVKSLYVISSKPYDVADLRPFVSASIEGRELEKTLEGTETFRQFREYRARFSQILGIPDEKALGLLHKIQSAKELGDVNALLRDYMLDEPRTFDLADQALANFQNLSEVYDALVTAREQRDVLTGLREADKVWREARSRGSELVDRRNDIDVFAAQHLVRLLADEKDRLTRDQDRLRAHRNRLSQDIADARGDLAQLKEQRKSAGGGEIDDWKKQIAGLEVERDRRRERATEFSGQLALADLRTPSNEETFTQTQREVAKLRAALEEDEKNEVQTQWEAEAQVREHAHALETTRQELASLTTRASNLHSDDVALRDLLAERIGVAATDLPFAAELLQVRAGEEEWTAAAEQALRGLARSILVPERAYRAFAREIDGMKLRRRVSYNRINTGVKPAPKRLEPRSLGAKIDIREGEFHEWLSNEVASRMDYLCAENLEEFTKHPRAVLRSGQIKHSATRHEKNAERQINDRSNWVLGFDNRAKRAVFEAERTRAEQALFEAQARRRDLEKAAHTRREKLFALQAIQTVTWDDVDAASVARRIANLEDMVRAAEDGSSALTQIARQIDQVEMSISEGDEELLEIVGQLGRVNEQLDQISERHLQAEAQIEERALAPETRADLEERFRAIAPTLLLSNIDRVTRDASATLDAELMALTKKTARAEEDMRTAMREFTRRWPAGGADVDTSLEATPEYLAILRSIEEEKLPEVEDRFFEFFTSNTLGDVQALATAIAREPAQIRKRLAKINELLAQVEFHEGRYLQLSMRPVHLAALDEFKRALNQATNSSLENDLTLDREKAEERFLALQNLMEIITKARTREDLASRAILDVRRHVHFHAEEVNKEGEVVHAHESGGPLSGGQNERLTTFCLAAALRYQLAGTGVDVPRYAPIIIDEAFSKGAGKFITAAMESFRHFGFQVILANPGKNPQALAPFIGGVGVVSIREDRYSSVSPIDFIPEA is encoded by the coding sequence ATGAGCGAAGAGACGCCCATGAACGACGCGCAAAACCCCCTCGACGGCTTGGGCGAGGCAAGCGTCGGAACCGCCCCAGAGAACCCCCGACGCGAAGTGGCGGATCCCGACCACCCGCACCCGGGCCAATGGCGCCTCAACCACGTGCAACTGAGCAACTGGGGCACGTTCCACGGCACCCACGACCTCGAGATCAGTTCGAAGGGCTACTTCCTCACGGGCGGTCCCGGCACGGGCAAGTCCACACTGCTCGACGCGATCAGCGCGCTACTCACCCCGCCGCGGGCCCTCCACTTCAACGCCGCCGCCTCCGACGCCGGGCCGCGCAGCACGAAATACCGCCGTACCGTTGCAAGCTACGTGCGAGGCGCGTGGGCGATGCACTACGACGCCGCGACCGGCGAATTCAGCCAGGAAGTGCTGCGCGAGAACTCCACGCTGAGCGTCGTGAGCCTCCGCTTCGGCAACGGTCTTGGCGAAACCCTCCAACTCACGCGTATGTTCCTGCTCCAATCGGGGCACAGCTCTGACTCGGACGTCAAGAGCCTCTACGTCATCTCCTCGAAACCCTACGACGTTGCTGACCTGCGCCCGTTCGTGAGTGCGAGCATTGAGGGGCGCGAGCTCGAAAAGACCCTCGAGGGCACCGAGACGTTCCGCCAATTCCGCGAATACCGCGCACGCTTTAGCCAAATCCTTGGCATTCCCGACGAGAAAGCACTCGGGCTTCTCCACAAGATCCAATCCGCGAAGGAGCTCGGCGACGTCAATGCGCTGCTTCGCGACTACATGCTCGACGAGCCCCGAACCTTTGACCTCGCCGATCAGGCTCTCGCGAACTTCCAGAACCTTTCCGAGGTATACGACGCGCTCGTGACCGCGCGCGAGCAGCGTGACGTTCTCACGGGGCTGCGCGAAGCCGACAAGGTGTGGCGTGAGGCGCGCTCGCGCGGAAGCGAACTCGTGGATCGCCGCAATGATATTGATGTTTTCGCAGCCCAGCACCTTGTGCGCCTCCTCGCCGACGAAAAGGACCGTCTCACGCGTGACCAGGACAGGCTCCGCGCGCACCGCAACCGCCTCTCCCAGGACATCGCTGATGCGCGCGGCGACCTCGCTCAGCTGAAGGAACAGCGCAAGAGCGCTGGCGGCGGTGAAATCGACGATTGGAAGAAACAGATCGCGGGCCTCGAGGTGGAACGCGACCGCCGCCGAGAACGCGCGACCGAGTTTTCCGGGCAGCTCGCGCTCGCGGACCTGCGCACACCGTCGAACGAAGAAACGTTTACACAAACCCAGCGTGAGGTCGCGAAATTGCGCGCCGCGCTTGAGGAAGACGAAAAGAACGAAGTGCAGACCCAGTGGGAGGCCGAGGCTCAGGTGCGCGAGCACGCGCACGCGCTCGAGACCACCCGCCAGGAACTGGCCTCGCTGACGACTCGCGCCTCGAACCTCCACTCCGACGACGTCGCCCTGCGCGATCTTCTCGCCGAACGCATCGGCGTGGCCGCAACCGATCTCCCGTTCGCGGCCGAGCTGCTGCAGGTGCGCGCGGGCGAAGAGGAATGGACGGCCGCCGCCGAGCAGGCCCTGCGTGGCCTCGCACGCTCGATCCTCGTCCCCGAGCGTGCCTACCGTGCTTTCGCACGCGAAATCGACGGCATGAAGCTTCGCCGCCGCGTGTCCTATAACCGCATCAACACGGGCGTCAAACCGGCACCGAAGCGGCTTGAACCGCGCTCACTCGGGGCGAAAATTGACATTCGCGAGGGCGAGTTCCACGAGTGGCTCTCGAACGAGGTTGCCTCGCGCATGGATTACCTGTGCGCGGAGAACCTCGAGGAGTTTACGAAGCACCCCCGCGCTGTGCTCCGCTCGGGTCAAATCAAGCACTCGGCAACCCGACACGAGAAGAACGCCGAGCGGCAGATCAACGACCGCTCAAACTGGGTGCTCGGCTTCGACAACCGTGCGAAGCGTGCCGTGTTCGAAGCGGAACGCACGCGCGCCGAACAGGCCCTTTTCGAGGCGCAGGCTCGCCGGCGCGACCTCGAAAAAGCGGCCCACACGCGCCGAGAAAAACTCTTCGCGCTCCAGGCGATCCAAACTGTGACCTGGGACGATGTGGACGCTGCGAGCGTCGCCCGCCGCATCGCGAACCTCGAAGACATGGTGCGAGCCGCCGAAGATGGCTCAAGCGCCCTCACCCAGATCGCCCGGCAGATTGACCAGGTCGAGATGTCGATTAGCGAGGGAGATGAGGAACTCCTCGAGATCGTGGGGCAGCTCGGCCGCGTCAACGAACAGCTCGACCAGATCAGTGAACGCCACCTCCAAGCCGAAGCCCAGATCGAGGAACGCGCCCTCGCCCCCGAGACGAGGGCCGACCTCGAGGAACGTTTCCGCGCGATCGCCCCGACCCTTCTCCTCTCCAACATCGACCGGGTCACGCGCGATGCTTCCGCAACTCTCGATGCGGAACTCATGGCACTCACGAAGAAAACCGCACGCGCCGAAGAAGACATGCGCACTGCGATGCGCGAATTCACGAGGCGCTGGCCCGCGGGCGGCGCAGACGTTGACACATCGCTCGAGGCCACGCCCGAATACCTCGCGATTCTCCGCAGCATCGAGGAGGAAAAGCTCCCCGAGGTTGAAGATCGCTTCTTTGAGTTCTTTACCTCGAACACTCTCGGCGATGTGCAGGCCCTCGCGACCGCGATCGCGCGCGAACCCGCGCAGATTAGGAAGCGCCTTGCGAAGATCAACGAGTTGCTCGCGCAGGTCGAATTCCACGAGGGCCGCTACCTCCAGCTGTCAATGAGGCCCGTGCACCTCGCGGCTCTCGACGAGTTCAAGCGCGCCTTGAACCAGGCGACGAATTCGAGCCTCGAGAACGACCTCACGCTTGATCGAGAAAAGGCCGAGGAGCGCTTCCTCGCGCTCCAGAACCTCATGGAGATCATCACGAAGGCTCGCACTCGCGAGGATCTTGCCTCGCGTGCAATCCTCGACGTTCGCCGCCATGTTCATTTCCACGCCGAAGAAGTGAACAAGGAAGGCGAAGTTGTACACGCGCACGAGTCCGGAGGCCCACTCTCCGGCGGTCAGAACGAACGCCTCACGACGTTCTGCCTCGCGGCCGCGCTGCGCTATCAGCTGGCCGGGACCGGCGTGGACGTCCCCCGCTACGCACCCATCATCATCGACGAGGCCTTCAGCAAAGGCGCGGGCAAGTTCATCACCGCCGCGATGGAATCCTTCCGTCACTTTGGCTTCCAGGTCATCCTCGCGAACCCCGGTAAGAACCCGCAGGCCCTCGCGCCGTTTATCGGCGGCGTGGGAGTCGTGTCGATCCGCGAGGACCGCTACTCCTCCGTGAGCCCGATCGACTTCATTCCTGAAGCGTAG
- a CDS encoding DUF4194 domain-containing protein has protein sequence MREHEDTVTDGRTAPEAMPSVDRDDWALARDDDDLTYAGSTGGALVEDSRRVLVALLQGPYLDGRRDPQRYGQLLRDRAYIEQRLADMFLELVLDDDAQVAFVRQSEDDPDAPKLLRRLTGLNRLDTVLLLVLRQHLLTQSSRGQRAVVSEAELLANIAPYRRSTSTDEAGFTKDIRTSIAKIQRAGLLEEQGDSFEVSPVLKLMINPDTARTFIDLYERAGDDVTGAANALDDSRATTEGQAE, from the coding sequence ATGCGAGAACACGAGGACACGGTCACCGACGGTCGAACCGCCCCCGAGGCGATGCCAAGCGTGGATCGAGACGACTGGGCGCTCGCACGTGACGATGACGACCTCACCTACGCCGGCTCCACCGGGGGAGCGCTTGTCGAGGATTCCCGCCGCGTTCTCGTTGCCCTGCTTCAAGGGCCCTACCTTGACGGTCGACGCGACCCCCAGCGCTACGGCCAGCTCCTTCGCGATCGCGCCTACATCGAACAGCGCCTCGCCGACATGTTCCTCGAACTCGTGCTCGACGACGACGCGCAGGTCGCATTCGTGCGCCAAAGCGAGGACGACCCCGACGCCCCGAAACTCCTTCGCCGACTCACGGGCCTCAACCGACTCGATACCGTTCTTCTTCTCGTGCTGCGCCAGCACCTCCTCACGCAGTCCTCGCGCGGCCAGCGCGCGGTTGTGAGCGAAGCCGAACTTCTCGCCAACATCGCTCCCTACCGGCGCTCGACCTCGACCGATGAAGCAGGCTTCACGAAAGATATCCGCACGTCGATCGCGAAAATCCAGCGCGCAGGACTCCTCGAAGAGCAAGGCGATTCCTTCGAGGTCTCACCCGTTCTCAAACTCATGATCAACCCCGACACCGCGCGCACCTTCATCGACCTTTACGAGCGCGCGGGCGACGACGTCACGGGCGCAGCAAACGCACTTGACGATTCCCGCGCCACGACCGAAGGACAAGCCGAATGA
- a CDS encoding DUF3375 domain-containing protein, translating into MSVSDLQTFGGHSANERAEAYERLRRMSTWRLLSATKAPATLAILQTVFPAGDRRLDRSELVARVASHLDLLRGDEDVQRGASEYVDSWVREGYLTRRDDPTTVETTFELSVSTVEAIGFISSLEEHRPTTTESRLTLVMQQFERLAEDTEGDRDVRLRGLQLRRAQIEREIQALSEGELMLPPAEHSAERLRDILQVADELSGDFLQYREDLRAVDLNLREQILSPEGSRGEILEQLLAGDDLLGQSKVGKTFTAFFRMLNDPKQNERAQDLVDRLLTRDFTQNLTRRERDRLANVFSDLYEPAQEVLDVKTELYRSLARFVRSQDFRQHRVLLDLLQEAQGIALSQKDDVSHRKAEYIDLGLSRARMNSVAQHLLKDPSDPGVPPEAEVHDASRLSVEVLDELVRTNDIDLVGLASSVNGVVKAKGQASIGQIVREEGAPQGLASVIGLMFLATAHADTREGDTEIVRWREDTLEGAGTDYVARVPSFFFLSEVPEP; encoded by the coding sequence GTGAGTGTGAGCGATCTTCAAACCTTCGGCGGCCATAGTGCGAACGAGCGTGCCGAGGCCTACGAGCGGCTTCGTCGCATGTCCACGTGGAGGCTGCTCTCCGCAACGAAGGCGCCCGCAACCCTCGCGATTTTGCAGACCGTGTTCCCCGCCGGTGATCGCAGACTCGATCGCTCCGAATTGGTCGCGCGTGTGGCAAGCCACCTGGACCTCTTGCGCGGCGATGAGGATGTTCAGCGCGGGGCTTCGGAGTATGTAGATTCGTGGGTGCGCGAAGGCTATCTCACGCGGCGCGATGACCCGACCACGGTTGAGACGACCTTCGAGCTTTCGGTATCGACCGTTGAGGCGATCGGTTTCATTTCCTCTCTCGAGGAGCATCGCCCCACGACCACCGAGTCGCGCCTCACGCTCGTGATGCAGCAGTTCGAGCGACTCGCCGAAGACACCGAAGGCGACCGCGACGTGCGCCTTCGTGGCCTCCAACTGCGCCGCGCACAGATCGAGCGAGAAATTCAAGCGCTCAGCGAGGGCGAACTCATGCTGCCTCCCGCTGAGCACTCCGCGGAGCGCCTTCGCGACATCCTCCAAGTCGCCGACGAGCTGAGCGGTGACTTCCTCCAATACCGCGAGGACCTGCGCGCCGTGGACCTCAACCTTCGCGAGCAGATTCTCTCGCCCGAAGGCTCGCGCGGCGAAATTCTCGAACAGCTCCTCGCGGGCGATGACCTGCTCGGTCAATCCAAAGTGGGCAAAACCTTCACGGCGTTTTTCCGGATGCTCAACGACCCGAAGCAAAACGAGCGCGCCCAGGACCTCGTGGATCGCCTGCTCACTCGCGATTTCACGCAGAACCTCACGCGACGCGAGCGCGACCGCCTCGCGAACGTGTTTAGCGATCTTTATGAGCCCGCCCAAGAAGTGCTCGACGTCAAGACCGAGCTCTATCGTTCGCTTGCGCGCTTCGTGCGTAGCCAGGACTTCCGCCAGCACCGCGTTCTGCTCGACCTCCTGCAAGAAGCGCAAGGCATCGCCCTTTCGCAAAAGGATGACGTGAGCCACCGCAAGGCCGAATACATCGACCTCGGGCTTTCGCGCGCGCGGATGAACTCCGTCGCGCAACACCTCCTCAAGGACCCGAGCGATCCCGGCGTGCCGCCCGAAGCGGAGGTCCACGATGCCTCACGCCTCAGTGTCGAGGTGCTCGACGAGCTCGTGCGCACGAACGACATTGATCTCGTGGGGCTCGCCTCCTCCGTCAACGGCGTCGTCAAGGCGAAGGGGCAGGCAAGCATCGGTCAAATCGTGCGCGAGGAGGGCGCCCCGCAGGGGCTCGCAAGCGTCATTGGGCTCATGTTCCTCGCTACGGCGCACGCGGATACGCGCGAGGGCGATACTGAGATCGTGCGCTGGCGCGAAGACACGCTCGAAGGAGCGGGCACCGACTATGTGGCGCGCGTGCCCTCGTTCTTCTTCCTCAGCGAGGTTCCTGAGCCGTAA
- the tgt gene encoding tRNA guanosine(34) transglycosylase Tgt → MSTSEKEGAGFDIAARHGEKARAGVIHTPHGDIQTPAFIPVGTKATVKSVLPESMKELGAQAILANAYHLYLQPGHELVDEAGGFGAFMNWSGPTYTDSGGFQVMSLGAGFQKVLSESFAGSDRASTPDGTDLATKKGKERLAHVDDDGVNFRSFIDGSEHRFTPEFSMQIQHSLGADVMFAFDELTTLMNSRGYQEKALERTRLWAERCIAEHQRLTKAREGKPYQMLWGVIQGAQYEDLRRKASRDLGAMTVEGWQFDGFGIGGALEKENLSTIVGWVTDELPDEKPRHLLGLSEMDDLFAGIAAGADTFDCVSPSRVARNSAVYTARGRVNLTGAKYRTQFAPIDESCDCYTCTHYTAAYIHHLFKAKEMLSSTLCTIHNERFVVRLVEEIRAAILSGDFEALREERTGAYYGEYR, encoded by the coding sequence ATGAGCACGAGCGAAAAAGAAGGCGCGGGTTTCGACATTGCCGCGCGTCACGGAGAGAAGGCCCGCGCGGGCGTGATTCACACGCCACACGGCGATATTCAGACCCCGGCGTTTATTCCGGTGGGCACGAAGGCGACTGTGAAATCGGTCCTTCCGGAGTCGATGAAAGAGCTCGGCGCGCAAGCGATCCTGGCGAACGCCTACCACCTTTATTTGCAGCCTGGTCACGAGCTCGTTGACGAGGCGGGTGGTTTCGGGGCGTTCATGAACTGGAGTGGCCCCACCTACACCGATTCGGGCGGTTTCCAGGTCATGAGCCTTGGCGCCGGTTTCCAGAAGGTGCTCTCCGAGTCCTTCGCGGGCAGTGATCGCGCGAGCACGCCCGACGGCACGGATCTTGCGACAAAGAAGGGCAAGGAACGCCTCGCGCACGTGGACGATGACGGCGTGAACTTCCGCAGCTTCATCGACGGTTCCGAGCATCGTTTTACGCCGGAGTTTTCAATGCAGATCCAGCATTCGCTCGGAGCGGATGTCATGTTTGCTTTCGATGAACTCACGACTCTCATGAACTCGCGCGGCTACCAGGAAAAGGCGCTTGAACGCACGCGGCTGTGGGCCGAGCGCTGTATCGCCGAACATCAACGTCTCACCAAAGCGCGCGAGGGGAAGCCCTACCAGATGCTGTGGGGCGTCATTCAAGGCGCGCAATACGAGGATCTGCGGCGCAAGGCCTCGCGTGATCTTGGTGCGATGACCGTGGAGGGCTGGCAGTTCGATGGCTTCGGCATCGGCGGTGCCCTCGAGAAGGAAAACCTCTCGACGATCGTTGGTTGGGTGACGGACGAGCTCCCCGACGAGAAGCCGCGCCACCTTCTTGGCCTTTCCGAAATGGACGACCTGTTCGCGGGCATCGCGGCGGGTGCCGACACGTTCGATTGTGTCTCGCCGTCGCGCGTCGCGCGCAACAGCGCCGTGTACACGGCACGTGGCCGGGTGAACCTCACGGGCGCGAAGTACCGCACGCAATTTGCACCGATTGATGAGAGCTGCGACTGCTACACGTGCACCCACTACACAGCCGCGTACATCCATCACCTTTTCAAGGCAAAGGAGATGCTCTCCTCGACTCTGTGCACGATCCACAACGAGCGCTTCGTTGTGCGCCTCGTCGAAGAAATTCGCGCGGCGATCCTGAGCGGCGACTTTGAGGCGCTTCGCGAGGAGCGCACGGGTGCCTACTACGGTGAGTACCGCTAA
- a CDS encoding acyltransferase family protein: protein MANARGHRAPSTSEGAPNFALEDFVQDAQEPALENLDDFSWVQEAEERESEDIAAWGAAEDTGEPFVWYQEPQVAEQASDSPAPGHDTPAAPTPRASAPKAQPSHFRPEIEGLRAVSVFMIVVYHVWLGRVSGGVDVFLFISAFLLGSSFARRLDARKPFGPVRYWLRTFTRLMPPATIAILGTLLGSYLILPESSWQTVISHAIASATYIQNIWLSITSVDYYALDASTASPLQHFWSLSLQGQVFLTWPLLFIAAKYAARKSAHPRRVAFGFFAVIAAASFAFSIYYTATHQSSAYFSTPARAWEVACGTLLALSLPTLDRLLGSARPGSPTAPRHRTLRAFAGWVGFALLVSLGIVLNVQGLFPGWIALWPLTGAGLIIVAGYSGTSWGFDRVLTMKLPRALASSSYSLYLVHWPILILWLAHSGQKRAGAIDGLLVIAGSMALAWILSTIVDSRFRKPSWKSAPWWRSLTVIGTCLALVLGGALGLRGYLASQQTSDPITADSPESSRVLTEPFNPDTLSPKGFELDDQWPSLPHLCDDPSGVLVATKDIPCETLRPLDAKTNATVLVVGSSHSRQFIPALLAEAQAHNWQIINFTKNACTFREDSSLEDGEYCKGYFDQVMKAIDAHEPDLVLMTSTKATPTGTGEAVPEGTREGIQAVLDKGVNVLALRDAPRWPTSLYTCAESVINAGGKPMRADDECGANLSSKLAEEDPSAALDGMTGESDAKLYRMDLSDLICPDGRCAPIQGNAYVYMDDNHLTRTFTSGIAQKVSARFERLGIPLEGNAGRAGSDGGGA from the coding sequence ATGGCGAACGCACGCGGGCACCGTGCCCCTTCAACGAGCGAGGGCGCGCCGAACTTTGCGCTCGAGGATTTTGTTCAAGACGCGCAAGAGCCCGCACTCGAGAATCTCGACGACTTCTCGTGGGTGCAAGAGGCCGAGGAACGCGAAAGCGAAGACATCGCCGCGTGGGGCGCCGCTGAAGACACGGGCGAGCCGTTCGTGTGGTACCAGGAACCGCAGGTTGCCGAGCAGGCGTCGGACTCCCCCGCACCCGGTCACGACACCCCTGCAGCACCGACTCCTCGCGCCTCCGCACCGAAGGCGCAGCCCTCCCACTTCCGCCCCGAGATCGAAGGGCTTCGCGCCGTAAGCGTGTTCATGATCGTCGTCTACCACGTGTGGCTCGGGCGCGTCTCGGGCGGCGTCGACGTGTTCCTGTTCATCTCAGCGTTCCTGCTCGGCTCCTCGTTTGCGCGACGCCTCGATGCGCGCAAACCGTTCGGGCCCGTGCGGTACTGGCTGCGCACCTTCACAAGGCTCATGCCTCCCGCGACCATCGCGATCCTCGGCACCCTCCTTGGCAGCTACCTGATCCTGCCCGAATCCTCGTGGCAAACGGTGATTTCGCACGCGATCGCCTCCGCCACGTACATCCAAAACATTTGGCTGTCGATCACGAGCGTGGATTACTACGCGCTCGACGCCTCAACCGCCTCCCCGCTCCAACACTTCTGGTCACTCTCGCTCCAGGGGCAGGTGTTCCTCACGTGGCCGCTGCTCTTCATCGCGGCGAAGTATGCCGCGAGGAAAAGCGCGCACCCTCGCCGCGTCGCCTTCGGATTCTTTGCCGTGATCGCGGCCGCGTCATTCGCATTCTCGATCTACTACACGGCCACGCATCAATCGTCCGCCTACTTCTCCACGCCCGCGCGCGCATGGGAAGTCGCGTGCGGCACTCTTCTCGCCCTGAGCCTCCCCACCCTCGATCGTCTCCTCGGCTCGGCCCGCCCCGGTTCCCCCACCGCGCCGCGCCACCGCACGCTGCGCGCCTTCGCCGGCTGGGTGGGCTTTGCCCTGCTCGTGTCTCTCGGCATCGTGCTCAACGTTCAAGGCCTCTTCCCCGGCTGGATCGCCCTGTGGCCCCTCACGGGAGCGGGTCTCATCATCGTTGCGGGATACTCCGGTACGTCGTGGGGCTTCGACCGCGTGCTCACCATGAAGCTCCCTCGCGCTCTCGCGTCGAGTTCGTACAGCCTCTACCTCGTGCACTGGCCGATCCTCATCCTGTGGCTCGCCCACTCCGGGCAAAAGCGCGCAGGCGCCATCGACGGCCTCCTCGTCATCGCGGGGAGCATGGCCCTTGCGTGGATTCTCTCCACAATCGTCGATTCGCGTTTCCGTAAGCCCTCGTGGAAAAGCGCGCCCTGGTGGCGCTCCCTCACGGTCATCGGCACGTGCCTCGCCCTCGTTCTCGGCGGGGCGCTGGGACTCCGTGGCTACCTCGCGAGCCAGCAAACGTCGGACCCCATCACCGCCGACTCGCCCGAGAGCTCACGCGTTCTCACCGAACCCTTCAACCCCGACACCCTCAGCCCGAAGGGCTTCGAGCTGGACGACCAGTGGCCAAGCCTTCCCCATCTGTGTGACGACCCGAGCGGCGTTCTCGTCGCCACGAAAGATATTCCCTGCGAAACCCTGCGGCCTCTTGACGCGAAAACCAACGCGACCGTCCTCGTCGTGGGCTCCTCCCACTCACGCCAGTTCATCCCCGCCCTCCTCGCCGAGGCCCAAGCGCACAACTGGCAGATCATCAACTTCACCAAGAACGCGTGCACGTTCCGCGAAGATTCGTCGCTCGAGGATGGCGAGTACTGCAAGGGGTATTTCGACCAGGTCATGAAGGCGATCGACGCCCACGAGCCCGATCTCGTGCTCATGACTTCCACCAAAGCAACCCCGACCGGGACGGGTGAAGCGGTCCCCGAGGGCACCCGTGAAGGCATCCAGGCAGTACTCGACAAGGGCGTCAACGTTCTCGCCCTCCGCGATGCGCCGCGCTGGCCCACGAGCCTTTACACGTGCGCCGAGTCCGTAATCAACGCAGGCGGCAAGCCCATGCGCGCCGACGATGAGTGCGGAGCGAACCTGAGTTCAAAGCTCGCCGAGGAGGACCCGAGCGCGGCTCTCGACGGCATGACCGGGGAAAGCGACGCGAAGCTCTACCGCATGGATCTCAGCGATCTCATTTGCCCCGATGGCCGCTGCGCCCCGATCCAGGGCAACGCCTACGTGTACATGGACGACAACCACCTTACGCGCACGTTCACGAGCGGGATCGCGCAGAAAGTTTCGGCGAGGTTTGAGCGGCTCGGTATCCCGCTCGAAGGAAACGCTGGTAGGGCGGGGTCCGACGGTGGCGGGGCTTAA